The following coding sequences lie in one Halorarum halophilum genomic window:
- a CDS encoding tubulin/FtsZ family protein, with product MKTVLVGVGQAGGKVTSALVDFDHEMGFGSIIGALGVNTAKADLQSLQFDTVLVGQDRVKGHGVGGDNELGAEVMQSDAREVMAALDGRITAEAESIVVVAGLGGGTGSGGAPVLAKELKRVYDVPVYALGILPGRGEGAMYQVNAGRSLKTLAREADSVLLIDNDSWHSSGESLEEGFDSINANIARRVGLLLASGEAVEGVGESVVDTSEVINTLRSGGISALGYASAEASEDPDENINVVTSVTRNALLTGTSLPNAVEADSALLVVAGDPETISRKGVERARRWVEEETGSMQVRGGDFPLDSGRLAALVLLGGVERSGRVQEFMQRAAAAAEEAEQRDEESDEEDKLFQNEDLDNLL from the coding sequence ATGAAGACGGTCCTCGTCGGGGTCGGACAGGCGGGCGGCAAGGTGACGTCCGCGCTCGTCGACTTCGATCACGAGATGGGGTTCGGCTCGATCATCGGCGCGCTCGGCGTCAACACCGCGAAAGCCGACCTCCAGTCCCTCCAGTTCGACACGGTCCTCGTCGGTCAGGACCGGGTGAAAGGTCACGGCGTCGGCGGCGACAACGAACTCGGCGCCGAGGTGATGCAGAGCGACGCGCGCGAGGTAATGGCTGCGCTCGACGGCCGCATCACGGCCGAGGCGGAGTCCATCGTGGTCGTCGCGGGGCTCGGCGGCGGCACCGGGTCGGGCGGCGCGCCGGTCCTCGCGAAGGAGCTGAAGCGCGTGTACGACGTGCCGGTGTACGCGCTCGGCATCCTCCCCGGCCGGGGCGAGGGGGCGATGTACCAGGTGAACGCGGGTCGCTCGCTGAAGACGCTGGCCCGCGAGGCGGACTCGGTCCTCCTCATCGACAACGACTCCTGGCACAGTTCGGGCGAGAGCCTCGAGGAGGGGTTCGACAGCATCAACGCCAACATCGCCCGCCGCGTCGGCCTCCTGCTCGCGTCGGGCGAGGCCGTCGAGGGCGTCGGCGAGAGCGTCGTCGACACGAGCGAGGTCATCAACACCCTCCGATCGGGCGGCATCTCGGCGCTCGGATACGCGAGCGCCGAGGCGAGCGAGGACCCGGACGAGAACATCAACGTCGTCACCAGCGTGACGCGCAACGCGCTGTTGACGGGCACGAGCCTCCCGAACGCCGTCGAGGCCGACTCGGCGCTCCTCGTCGTCGCCGGCGATCCCGAGACCATCTCGCGGAAGGGCGTCGAGCGCGCCCGGAGGTGGGTCGAGGAGGAGACCGGCAGCATGCAGGTTCGGGGCGGCGACTTCCCCCTGGATTCCGGACGGCTCGCCGCGCTCGTCCTGCTCGGCGGCGTCGAGCGCTCCGGCCGGGTGCAGGAGTTCATGCAGCGCGCTGCGGCCGCCGCCGAGGAGGCGGAGCAGCGCGACGAGGAGTCTGACGAGGAGGACAAGCTGTTCCAGAACGAGGACCTGGACAACCTCCTGTGA
- a CDS encoding DUF7286 family protein: MSQPNRPPRFNLPTGSRGIPGPPPPCQTHRTGRRDEATGPERGRTRRYERRLNAGPLDSPGLGRQLTWRLTAVAEARGLAQYGGAPVRNVLANRHVELSTNAAALREQRTAFGRADADGRAGTVRATARVGTTDLLGPAVERGPAWTDTVLSATSAGDGDRVGELPATSGRSIGSNVTVGVDHAADLAFEQFLRDDLDEASRRSYRAEVTRSVRVVSSSKGRTPPRDPPGPDWTLVNDRRSVSTHVLDRTTRETTNPRTFLDTTLTVQVNHEAVRTWRNGTVIERTRVEWTEESTVRAGLEANRLDPDDGPERPVSPVFVEGGALDGPNLVDVRLIALDRFAGADRVDELARDAARDGGGTTTTVVTAERPGELEPWVYADVAALRERVRNVSVQVPRDDVAAGEANAPAALAATLREWRSSLIDAPETYDGVADRARVAARAKYLDLVIARLDDRAETAADRNDAYHDALTEADVPLTDRLDEVSDAATETLAPDPRPIGDGLAGEVVLTPDAEPGYLTLTAVPSERVRGAGSADSVHPLAARNTNVFTVPGDDVADSVTDTVLPERRTATLRTAGLSLVRANRTLAAEDDRTLRDQRDRLASEVDTSTAVVRGRATFLLADRAGDRLTARDRRAVLDAADARFAGLGVRAVAMTNGSYAGAVAQEGAARADLSPMERDWLGVHLRIALGSAASDERVAVPEGVTVGTVTAERRVTRSLVHDAVSEGTDRAAARLRERYAGGKFGPVVAGLPVAPVPGYWYATVNVWSVEVRGYYPRFAVEARLGAPDGAGTVLRYVRDGREVRFDADGDGVAEHVGRNERVSFQTRTVVLVAVPAGKSGVGDVDGNADERSAGWPCPNHTVPECGDEP; this comes from the coding sequence ATGAGCCAACCCAATCGGCCCCCCCGCTTCAATCTTCCCACAGGTTCAAGGGGGATACCGGGACCACCGCCCCCATGTCAGACCCATCGAACTGGACGGCGAGACGAGGCGACCGGTCCGGAGCGAGGACGGACGCGGCGGTACGAACGACGGTTGAACGCGGGCCCGCTGGACAGCCCCGGGCTCGGAAGACAGCTCACGTGGCGACTGACCGCCGTCGCCGAGGCGCGCGGCCTCGCCCAGTACGGCGGCGCGCCCGTCCGGAACGTGCTCGCGAACAGGCACGTCGAACTGTCGACGAACGCGGCGGCGCTCCGCGAACAGCGCACCGCGTTCGGACGTGCCGACGCCGACGGCAGAGCGGGGACCGTCCGCGCGACAGCCAGAGTGGGGACGACCGACCTCCTCGGACCCGCCGTCGAGCGGGGGCCAGCGTGGACCGACACGGTCCTCTCGGCTACGTCCGCTGGTGACGGTGACCGCGTCGGTGAGCTACCGGCAACGTCCGGACGATCGATCGGATCGAACGTCACGGTCGGCGTCGACCACGCCGCGGACCTGGCCTTCGAGCAGTTCCTTCGAGACGATCTGGACGAGGCGAGTCGACGCTCGTATCGGGCGGAAGTGACACGCAGCGTCCGCGTCGTATCGTCGAGCAAGGGGAGAACACCGCCCCGCGATCCGCCGGGTCCGGACTGGACGCTCGTGAACGATCGCCGATCAGTCAGCACCCACGTGCTCGACCGTACGACGAGGGAGACCACGAATCCTCGGACGTTCCTCGATACCACGCTGACGGTCCAGGTGAACCACGAAGCCGTCCGGACGTGGCGGAACGGGACGGTGATCGAGCGGACGCGCGTCGAGTGGACGGAGGAGTCCACGGTTCGAGCCGGACTCGAGGCGAACCGTCTCGACCCGGACGACGGCCCGGAACGTCCGGTTTCGCCCGTCTTCGTCGAAGGTGGCGCGCTGGACGGCCCGAACCTCGTGGACGTCCGCCTGATCGCGCTCGACCGGTTCGCCGGAGCGGATCGCGTCGACGAACTGGCGCGCGACGCGGCGAGGGACGGCGGTGGTACCACGACGACGGTCGTCACGGCCGAACGGCCGGGAGAACTGGAGCCGTGGGTCTACGCTGACGTCGCCGCTCTCCGGGAACGGGTCCGGAACGTGTCGGTCCAGGTCCCCCGAGACGACGTCGCGGCCGGCGAGGCGAACGCGCCTGCCGCGCTGGCGGCCACGTTGCGGGAGTGGCGTTCGTCGCTCATCGACGCGCCCGAAACCTACGACGGGGTCGCCGATCGCGCGCGCGTCGCGGCACGAGCGAAGTACCTCGATCTGGTCATCGCCCGACTCGACGATCGAGCGGAAACCGCCGCCGACCGGAACGACGCGTATCACGATGCGCTGACCGAGGCGGACGTCCCCTTAACGGACCGACTCGACGAGGTGAGCGACGCGGCCACAGAGACGCTCGCGCCCGACCCCCGTCCCATCGGCGACGGACTCGCCGGCGAAGTAGTGTTGACCCCGGACGCCGAGCCGGGGTACCTCACGCTCACGGCCGTCCCCAGCGAGCGGGTACGGGGTGCAGGGAGCGCGGACAGCGTCCACCCGCTCGCGGCACGAAACACGAACGTGTTCACCGTCCCGGGGGACGACGTGGCCGATTCCGTGACGGACACCGTCCTGCCGGAGCGCCGGACTGCGACGCTCCGAACGGCCGGCTTGTCGCTCGTCCGGGCCAACCGGACGCTCGCGGCCGAGGATGACCGAACGCTCCGGGACCAGCGCGATCGCTTGGCGTCGGAGGTTGATACCTCCACGGCGGTCGTCCGTGGCCGTGCCACGTTCCTCCTCGCGGATCGGGCGGGAGACCGCCTTACGGCGCGTGACCGACGGGCGGTCCTCGACGCGGCGGACGCCAGGTTCGCGGGACTCGGCGTCCGGGCCGTCGCGATGACGAACGGATCGTACGCGGGCGCCGTCGCGCAAGAGGGGGCGGCGCGCGCGGATCTCTCGCCGATGGAACGGGACTGGCTGGGCGTCCACCTCAGAATCGCGCTGGGCTCCGCGGCGAGCGACGAGCGCGTCGCGGTTCCGGAGGGAGTCACAGTCGGCACCGTCACGGCGGAGCGTCGCGTGACCCGGAGTCTCGTCCACGACGCGGTGTCGGAGGGGACGGATCGCGCAGCGGCGAGGCTCCGCGAGCGATACGCGGGCGGGAAGTTCGGTCCGGTGGTCGCCGGACTCCCCGTCGCCCCCGTCCCGGGCTACTGGTACGCGACCGTCAACGTCTGGTCGGTCGAGGTTCGGGGGTACTATCCCCGGTTCGCCGTAGAGGCTCGCCTCGGAGCTCCTGACGGGGCGGGGACGGTGCTCCGGTACGTCCGGGACGGTCGGGAGGTCAGGTTCGACGCGGACGGCGACGGGGTGGCCGAGCACGTGGGCCGGAACGAGCGGGTGTCGTTCCAGACCCGAACCGTGGTTCTGGTCGCCGTCCCGGCCGGGAAGAGCGGCGTCGGGGACGTCGACGGGAACGCCGACGAACGGTCGGCCGGCTGGCCGTGTCCGAACCACACCGTTCCGGAGTGCGGGGACGAGCCGTGA
- a CDS encoding DUF5791 family protein — protein MLYDAHGDPEGATPDELLAAYAEELSAVVADHGVDSTVEETGLDPGTVESIAAGDVADVRLAEAVSVLALTEDAPPEDLAYEVRDHLMMEMVTAILDVDTIAANIEPDLTGQEVQQALEGRTRLTLGELAAIHALVLERQQ, from the coding sequence ATGCTCTACGATGCCCACGGCGACCCCGAGGGGGCGACGCCGGACGAACTCCTCGCGGCGTACGCCGAGGAACTCTCCGCCGTCGTCGCCGATCACGGCGTCGACTCCACCGTCGAGGAGACGGGGCTCGACCCCGGGACGGTGGAGTCGATCGCCGCGGGCGACGTCGCGGACGTCCGCCTCGCCGAAGCCGTTTCCGTGCTCGCGCTCACCGAGGACGCGCCCCCGGAAGATCTCGCGTACGAGGTGCGGGACCACCTGATGATGGAGATGGTGACGGCCATCCTCGACGTGGACACCATCGCGGCCAACATCGAACCCGACCTCACCGGACAGGAGGTCCAGCAGGCGCTGGAGGGTCGGACGCGGCTCACGCTCGGGGAACTCGCGGCGATCCACGCGCTCGTTCTCGAGCGACAGCAGTGA
- a CDS encoding SDR family oxidoreductase has protein sequence MRVVIVGCGYVGLELGRRLTEAGHAVTGVRRSDEGLDAIRSAGFDAVRGDATDTASLGSLPDADAVVFAASTGGRGADAAREVYVDGLSNVLAEYGSREESPERLIYTSSTGVYGDHDGDWVDEETPLEPTTGKTAVLVEAERLAIESAAERGIDGTVARFAGLYGPERYRLDRYLEGPVTAGYLNMVHRTDAAGAVAHLLETDSARGEVVLVVDDEPVDKWTFADWLADECDVPRPEKRTTEERIATGDLTPAAERRIRTSKRCCNAKLLDLGYGLAYPTYREGYRAAIRSFSAERR, from the coding sequence ATGCGGGTCGTCATCGTCGGCTGCGGCTACGTCGGCCTCGAACTCGGTCGACGGTTGACGGAGGCGGGCCACGCGGTGACCGGCGTCCGTCGGTCGGACGAGGGACTCGACGCGATTCGGTCCGCGGGGTTCGACGCCGTGCGGGGTGATGCGACCGACACCGCTTCGCTCGGATCCCTACCGGACGCGGACGCGGTCGTCTTCGCCGCGAGCACCGGCGGTCGCGGCGCGGACGCCGCCAGGGAGGTGTACGTCGATGGACTCTCGAACGTCCTGGCCGAGTACGGGTCGCGGGAGGAATCGCCGGAGCGGCTCATTTACACGTCGAGTACCGGCGTCTACGGCGACCACGACGGCGACTGGGTCGACGAGGAGACGCCGCTCGAGCCGACGACGGGGAAGACGGCCGTACTCGTCGAGGCCGAACGGTTGGCGATCGAGTCGGCGGCGGAGCGGGGAATCGACGGGACGGTCGCCCGCTTCGCCGGGCTCTACGGGCCGGAGCGGTATCGCCTCGATCGATACCTCGAGGGGCCGGTAACGGCGGGTTACCTCAACATGGTCCACCGCACGGACGCGGCCGGGGCCGTCGCCCACCTGCTCGAAACCGACAGCGCCCGCGGTGAGGTCGTGCTCGTAGTCGACGACGAACCCGTCGACAAGTGGACGTTCGCCGACTGGCTCGCGGACGAGTGCGACGTTCCGCGCCCGGAGAAGCGGACGACGGAAGAGCGGATCGCGACGGGGGACCTCACGCCGGCCGCGGAGCGACGGATCCGGACGAGCAAGCGCTGCTGCAACGCGAAACTCCTGGACCTCGGGTACGGGCTCGCCTACCCGACCTACAGGGAGGGGTATCGGGCGGCTATCCGTTCGTTCTCCGCCGAGCGACGGTGA
- a CDS encoding DHH family phosphoesterase has protein sequence MQGDVRGQLVRQVDGLPEVDQQVVAAALGGLLLLAVGIFVYRWLKRPAGKRFAAVLAEHDAIAVLLHPNPDADAMASALGVARMAESVDTEATLQFPGQIRRQENRAFRTVLDVEMVKLEHVSEIDAEAVVLVDHNEPRGFTGADGVLPTCVVDHHPGGGAGKEFTDVRTEYGACSSILTEYLRDIGATPVPPDRHDSEVEGLALPTRTATGLLYGILSDTNRLTRGVSPADFEAASFLHPGVDEDLLTRIADPEVSTETLEVKARAIAGRDVRGSFAVSDVGAVSNVDAIPQAADELVGLEGVTAVVVLGERDGTVHLSGRSRDDRVHMGRSLAAAVGDLANASAGGHARMGGGQIPPAVQADGTREVSAPRGEALLDRLFDAMSGDV, from the coding sequence ATGCAAGGTGACGTGAGGGGGCAACTCGTCCGACAGGTGGACGGTCTCCCCGAGGTCGACCAGCAGGTGGTCGCCGCGGCGCTGGGCGGTCTCCTCCTCCTCGCGGTCGGCATCTTCGTCTATCGGTGGCTGAAACGCCCGGCCGGCAAGCGGTTCGCGGCGGTGCTGGCCGAACACGACGCGATCGCGGTCCTCCTCCACCCGAACCCCGACGCGGATGCGATGGCGTCCGCCCTCGGCGTGGCGCGGATGGCCGAGTCCGTCGACACCGAGGCGACCCTCCAGTTCCCCGGACAGATCCGCCGCCAGGAGAACCGGGCGTTCAGGACGGTCCTGGACGTGGAGATGGTGAAACTCGAGCACGTCTCGGAGATCGATGCCGAGGCGGTCGTGCTCGTCGATCACAACGAACCGCGGGGCTTCACCGGCGCCGACGGCGTCCTCCCGACGTGCGTCGTCGACCACCATCCCGGCGGGGGCGCAGGGAAGGAGTTCACCGACGTCCGGACGGAGTACGGCGCCTGTTCGAGCATCCTCACCGAGTACCTCCGCGACATCGGGGCGACCCCCGTTCCCCCGGACCGCCACGACAGCGAGGTCGAGGGGCTGGCGCTCCCCACCCGAACCGCGACGGGGCTGCTGTACGGCATCCTCTCGGACACGAACCGCCTGACGCGCGGCGTCTCGCCGGCCGACTTCGAGGCGGCGAGTTTCCTCCACCCCGGCGTCGACGAGGACCTGCTCACGCGGATCGCCGACCCCGAGGTCAGCACGGAGACGCTCGAGGTGAAGGCGCGCGCCATCGCCGGCAGGGACGTCCGCGGCTCCTTCGCGGTCAGCGACGTGGGCGCGGTCTCGAACGTCGACGCCATCCCGCAGGCCGCCGACGAACTCGTCGGGCTGGAAGGCGTGACGGCCGTCGTCGTCCTCGGCGAACGCGACGGGACGGTCCACCTCTCGGGCCGGTCGCGCGACGACCGGGTCCACATGGGTCGCAGTCTCGCCGCCGCGGTCGGCGACCTCGCGAACGCCAGCGCGGGCGGGCACGCCCGCATGGGCGGCGGTCAGATCCCGCCGGCGGTGCAGGCCGACGGGACGCGCGAGGTGTCCGCGCCGCGCGGGGAGGCGCTCCTCGATCGGCTGTTCGACGCGATGAGCGGCGACGTATAG
- a CDS encoding aldo/keto reductase codes for MATAAGTWGYRDRFGNAFGRTYFRRFGPGVVSSFGLGTYLGEPTDAVDERYREAIRTALDSGVNLVDTAVNYRCQRSERAVGDALRASSAGREEVVVATKGGFLPFDGGRPDDPGAYVREQFVEPGLVDPADLARGSHSIEPDFLETMLDRSLANLNLDAVDLYYVHNPETQLAARDREAVYDQLADAFRALERRRAAGDIGGYGVATWEAFRVQPDHDAYLDLAEVLARAEDAADVAGADECGLRAIQLPFNVGMADAFTVRAHTGGDERVSALEFAHREGLGVFASAALGQGELAAGIPPEIAAELEGDTTAQRALNFVRSAPAVTAALVGASTVEHVRENVAAGTFDPLGSSAFDAVFE; via the coding sequence ATGGCGACCGCAGCGGGTACGTGGGGCTACCGCGACCGGTTCGGCAACGCGTTCGGGCGGACGTACTTTCGCCGGTTCGGTCCCGGCGTCGTCTCCAGTTTCGGGCTCGGTACGTACCTCGGCGAGCCGACGGACGCGGTCGACGAGCGGTACCGGGAGGCGATCCGAACCGCTCTCGACTCGGGCGTGAACCTCGTCGACACCGCGGTCAACTACCGCTGCCAGCGGAGCGAGCGGGCCGTCGGCGACGCCCTCCGCGCGTCGTCGGCCGGGCGCGAGGAAGTCGTCGTCGCGACGAAGGGCGGGTTCCTCCCGTTCGACGGCGGCCGTCCGGACGACCCGGGCGCGTACGTCCGCGAGCAGTTCGTCGAACCGGGCCTCGTCGATCCGGCGGACCTGGCGCGGGGCAGCCACAGCATCGAACCCGACTTCCTGGAGACGATGCTCGACCGGTCGCTGGCGAACCTCAACCTCGACGCCGTCGACCTCTACTACGTCCACAACCCCGAGACGCAGCTCGCGGCACGGGACCGCGAAGCGGTGTACGACCAGTTAGCCGACGCATTCCGCGCGCTCGAACGACGCCGCGCCGCGGGCGATATCGGCGGGTACGGCGTCGCGACGTGGGAGGCGTTCCGGGTTCAGCCGGATCACGACGCGTACCTCGACCTGGCGGAGGTCCTCGCGCGGGCGGAGGACGCGGCGGATGTGGCGGGCGCGGACGAGTGCGGGCTCCGGGCGATCCAGCTCCCGTTCAACGTCGGGATGGCGGACGCGTTCACCGTTCGGGCCCACACCGGCGGGGACGAGCGGGTGAGCGCGCTGGAGTTCGCGCACAGGGAGGGGCTCGGCGTGTTCGCGAGCGCGGCCCTCGGGCAGGGCGAACTGGCCGCCGGGATCCCGCCCGAAATCGCGGCCGAACTCGAGGGGGATACGACGGCACAGCGTGCGCTGAACTTCGTGCGCTCGGCACCTGCGGTGACCGCTGCGCTGGTCGGTGCGAGCACCGTCGAGCACGTGCGGGAGAACGTCGCCGCAGGTACGTTCGATCCGCTCGGTTCCTCGGCGTTCGACGCCGTCTTCGAGTAA
- a CDS encoding HVO_0758 family zinc finger protein, translated as MKSTRKGLRDGDLEKDNYERLLCSQCGESLKTENDPDEVFTLRICPECGREWKELR; from the coding sequence ATGAAATCGACGCGCAAGGGGCTCCGGGACGGCGACCTCGAGAAGGACAACTACGAGCGCCTGCTGTGCAGCCAGTGCGGCGAGTCGCTGAAGACGGAGAACGACCCGGACGAGGTGTTCACGCTGCGGATCTGCCCCGAATGCGGCCGCGAGTGGAAGGAGCTCCGGTAA
- a CDS encoding MFS transporter, with product MSRGRLFGTLCGAVFLVNLGRMVFAPLLSEFIAVFGLTAGTAGLLATLAWVGSAALRLPTGWVLTRVPRHHVVLATGALLTAAASFVAVADSLPVLMVGTVGMGLASGAYFVAANPLVSELFPNRVGRVMGIHGTASQLAAVAAAPVVTVALAIRWPLAVEERWRVVFVGIALGAATVTILLFFSARDAKLPEAGASDRDLLGGARREWRTVLTGVVILGAAGFLWQGVFNFFELYMGTKSIPPTLERNLLTVIFAAGVPAFLVSGRLADRFPHVPYMLSIVGAFVVALLGLVAAQGVLQVVLASAVLGLVVHSLFPAMDTYMLDTLPDETRGSAYAVYSGTMMFVQAGGSWAVGGLRDAGYAFDTVFSVGAVGLALLLVPLVVLSRLEKLPQ from the coding sequence GTGTCACGGGGTCGGCTGTTCGGAACGCTGTGTGGCGCGGTCTTCCTCGTCAACCTTGGCCGGATGGTGTTCGCGCCGCTCCTCTCGGAGTTCATCGCGGTGTTCGGTCTCACGGCGGGGACCGCAGGGCTGCTCGCCACGCTGGCGTGGGTGGGGAGCGCCGCGTTGAGGCTCCCGACCGGCTGGGTGCTCACCCGCGTTCCCCGGCACCACGTCGTGCTGGCGACCGGCGCGCTGTTGACGGCCGCCGCCTCGTTCGTCGCCGTCGCCGACTCGCTCCCGGTCCTCATGGTCGGTACCGTCGGAATGGGACTGGCATCGGGCGCGTACTTCGTCGCGGCGAACCCCCTGGTCTCGGAGCTGTTCCCGAACCGCGTCGGCCGCGTCATGGGTATCCACGGGACGGCGAGCCAGCTCGCGGCCGTCGCGGCGGCCCCCGTCGTCACCGTCGCGCTGGCGATCCGGTGGCCGCTCGCCGTCGAGGAGCGGTGGCGCGTCGTCTTCGTCGGGATCGCGCTCGGCGCGGCGACGGTGACGATCCTCCTGTTCTTCAGCGCCCGCGACGCCAAGCTTCCGGAGGCAGGCGCGTCGGACCGGGACCTACTGGGGGGCGCCCGGCGGGAGTGGCGGACCGTCCTGACGGGGGTCGTGATCCTCGGTGCGGCCGGGTTCCTCTGGCAGGGCGTGTTCAACTTCTTCGAGCTGTACATGGGGACGAAATCGATCCCCCCGACGCTCGAACGGAACCTCCTGACCGTCATCTTCGCCGCCGGCGTCCCGGCGTTCCTCGTCTCCGGGCGCCTCGCGGACCGGTTTCCCCACGTGCCGTACATGCTGAGCATCGTCGGGGCGTTCGTCGTCGCGCTGCTCGGGCTCGTCGCGGCGCAGGGCGTCCTCCAGGTGGTGCTCGCCTCCGCCGTGCTCGGCCTCGTCGTCCACTCGCTGTTCCCCGCGATGGACACGTACATGCTGGATACCCTGCCGGACGAGACCCGCGGCTCGGCGTACGCGGTGTACAGCGGGACGATGATGTTCGTGCAGGCCGGCGGCTCCTGGGCCGTCGGCGGGCTCCGGGACGCCGGCTACGCCTTCGACACCGTGTTCTCGGTCGGCGCGGTCGGGCTGGCGCTTCTGCTCGTCCCGCTCGTCGTACTGAGTCGTCTCGAGAAACTTCCTCAATAG
- the metG gene encoding methionine--tRNA ligase codes for MSHEEFPTETPAVVTCGLPYANGDLHIGHLRTYVGGDVYSRALESLGQRTAFVSGSDMHGTPVAVNAEREGMDPEEFALAWHEQYEETFPRFGVEFDNYGHTHDATNTELTQEFVRTLESNGHVYEKEIMVAYDPEADQSLPDRYVEGTCPYCGAKARGDECDEGCGRHLEPGEIEDPRSTVTGNPAEYREQTHKFFRVSEFKEYLSGFLDRLEGTSNARNQPREWVEGELRDWCITRDMDWGIDYPGESVAPEEQRDGGGEAAGATEEHTSDGEGSGEATDLVLYVWVDAPIEYVSSTKQYSERVGSDEYGWAGVWQDDGEIVHVIGRDIIQHHTVFWPAMLRGVDYNEPRAVMASGFMTLDGNGFSTSRNRAVWAREYLDEGFHPDLLRYYLATNGGFQQDVDFSWEKFRDRVNNELVGTVGNFLYRSLLFAHRNFDGTPDASVSDEVESRIEEAIDDLAAGVNDYSVRAVGNATVDLARFGNEYIQREEPWNLVGEDEEAAAQVIRDCVQLAKAVAVLFEPVAPGKSEALWDQLGEDGSVHDVPAEAALEAPPREFDHPEELYEKVEEERVEELNEKLEARVAEAAEAAEAESESDEADADEEGDVSELEPVVDERISFEQFQDLDLRVGEITSAEPIEDSDKLVKLEVDIGVETRGIVAGIKQLHDVDELPGTKVVIVANLEKAELFGEESNGMVLAAGEEADLLTTHGDSEPGTRVR; via the coding sequence ATGAGCCACGAGGAGTTCCCGACGGAGACGCCGGCGGTGGTGACCTGCGGGTTACCGTACGCGAACGGCGACCTGCACATCGGCCACCTCCGGACGTACGTGGGCGGCGACGTGTATTCGCGCGCCCTCGAATCACTCGGCCAGCGGACGGCGTTCGTCAGCGGCTCGGACATGCACGGTACCCCGGTCGCGGTGAACGCCGAACGGGAGGGGATGGACCCGGAGGAGTTCGCGCTGGCGTGGCACGAGCAGTACGAGGAGACGTTCCCCCGCTTCGGGGTGGAGTTCGACAACTACGGCCACACCCACGACGCGACGAACACCGAACTCACCCAGGAGTTCGTCCGCACGCTGGAGTCGAACGGGCACGTGTACGAGAAGGAGATCATGGTGGCCTACGACCCCGAGGCGGACCAGTCGCTCCCAGACCGGTACGTCGAGGGCACCTGCCCCTACTGCGGGGCGAAGGCCCGCGGCGACGAGTGCGACGAGGGGTGTGGCCGACACCTCGAACCCGGCGAGATCGAGGACCCGCGCTCGACGGTCACGGGCAACCCGGCCGAGTACCGCGAGCAGACGCACAAGTTCTTCCGCGTCTCCGAGTTCAAGGAGTACCTCTCCGGGTTCCTCGACCGGCTGGAGGGCACCTCGAACGCGCGGAACCAGCCCCGCGAGTGGGTCGAGGGCGAACTTCGCGACTGGTGTATCACCCGGGACATGGACTGGGGTATCGACTATCCGGGGGAGAGCGTTGCTCCGGAGGAGCAACGAGACGGAGGCGGCGAAGCCGCCGGAGCCACCGAGGAGCACACGTCCGACGGCGAGGGGTCGGGAGAGGCGACCGACCTCGTCCTGTACGTCTGGGTCGACGCCCCCATCGAGTACGTCTCCTCGACGAAGCAGTACTCCGAGCGCGTCGGCAGCGACGAGTACGGCTGGGCGGGGGTCTGGCAGGACGACGGCGAGATCGTCCACGTCATCGGCCGGGACATCATCCAGCACCACACCGTCTTCTGGCCGGCGATGCTCCGCGGCGTCGACTACAACGAGCCCCGGGCGGTGATGGCCTCCGGTTTCATGACCCTCGACGGGAACGGGTTCTCCACCTCGCGGAACCGCGCTGTCTGGGCGAGGGAGTATCTCGACGAGGGGTTCCACCCCGACCTCCTCCGCTACTACCTCGCCACTAACGGCGGCTTCCAGCAGGACGTCGACTTCTCGTGGGAGAAGTTCCGCGACCGCGTGAACAACGAACTCGTCGGCACGGTCGGCAACTTCCTCTACCGGTCGCTGCTGTTCGCCCACCGGAACTTCGACGGAACCCCGGACGCGAGCGTCTCCGATGAGGTCGAATCGCGCATCGAGGAGGCCATCGACGACCTCGCGGCCGGCGTGAACGACTACTCCGTCCGCGCGGTCGGCAACGCTACCGTCGACCTCGCGCGCTTCGGCAACGAGTACATCCAGCGCGAGGAGCCCTGGAACCTCGTCGGCGAGGACGAGGAGGCGGCGGCCCAGGTCATCCGCGACTGCGTCCAGCTCGCGAAGGCCGTCGCGGTGCTCTTCGAGCCGGTCGCGCCCGGCAAGAGCGAGGCGCTCTGGGACCAACTCGGCGAGGACGGGAGCGTCCACGACGTTCCCGCCGAGGCGGCGCTCGAGGCGCCGCCGCGCGAGTTCGACCACCCCGAGGAGCTGTACGAGAAGGTCGAGGAGGAGCGCGTCGAAGAGCTGAACGAGAAACTGGAGGCCCGCGTCGCCGAGGCCGCCGAGGCCGCCGAGGCGGAAAGCGAAAGCGACGAGGCGGACGCCGACGAGGAGGGTGACGTGAGCGAACTCGAACCCGTCGTCGACGAGCGCATCAGCTTCGAGCAGTTCCAGGACCTCGACCTCCGGGTCGGGGAGATCACGAGCGCCGAGCCCATCGAGGACTCGGACAAGCTCGTGAAGCTGGAGGTGGACATCGGCGTCGAGACCCGCGGCATCGTCGCCGGCATCAAGCAGCTACACGACGTCGACGAGCTTCCCGGGACGAAGGTCGTGATCGTCGCGAACCTCGAGAAGGCGGAGCTGTTCGGCGAGGAGTCGAACGGCATGGTGCTCGCTGCCGGCGAGGAGGCCGACCTCCTCACGACCCACGGCGACAGCGAACCGGGGACGAGAGTTCGATAG